The Anaerolineae bacterium genome includes a window with the following:
- a CDS encoding amidohydrolase — protein MQTLLQEAQTLFPFTREVRRDLHRHPELGFQEVRTAGVVAKTLRDLGLTVTTGVAKTGVVGLLEGARPGPTVLVRVDMDALPVQEETGAEYASQVPGVMHACGHDGHVAMGLTVARLLAGRRASLAGRVKFVFQPAEEGLGGAEGMVAEGVLEDPRPDVVLGMHLWNERPLGWFGVTDGPAMAAADRLLITVQGKGGHGAAPHLTIDPVVTAAHIVTALQTVAARNIDPLDTAVVSVTRIRAGEAFNVIPPQAELEGTIRTFEPEVRETVLKRVREIAQGVAQAFGAQAGVEVQRLTPPVINDSGVAEQVRALARRLFPEAEISATERTMGSEDFAFFMEDIPGCYFFIGSANEAKGLTYGHHHPRFDFDEEALWRGAALMAGAVLALLGEV, from the coding sequence TCGCCAAGACCTTACGCGATCTGGGGTTGACGGTCACCACAGGGGTGGCCAAGACGGGCGTGGTGGGCCTGCTGGAAGGCGCGCGCCCGGGCCCTACGGTGCTGGTGCGCGTTGACATGGATGCGTTGCCTGTCCAGGAGGAAACGGGCGCCGAGTATGCCTCCCAGGTGCCGGGGGTGATGCACGCCTGTGGCCATGACGGTCATGTGGCTATGGGCCTCACCGTGGCGCGATTGCTGGCCGGGCGCCGCGCGTCGCTGGCTGGGCGGGTGAAGTTTGTCTTCCAGCCGGCCGAAGAAGGGTTAGGCGGCGCCGAGGGGATGGTGGCCGAGGGCGTGCTGGAAGATCCGCGCCCCGATGTGGTGCTGGGAATGCACCTGTGGAACGAGCGCCCCTTGGGCTGGTTTGGGGTGACCGATGGACCGGCCATGGCCGCGGCCGATCGTCTGTTGATCACCGTGCAGGGCAAAGGCGGCCACGGCGCCGCGCCGCATCTGACCATCGACCCGGTGGTGACCGCGGCGCATATCGTCACCGCGCTGCAAACCGTGGCGGCCCGCAACATCGATCCCCTGGATACCGCCGTGGTCAGCGTCACCCGCATTCGCGCGGGCGAGGCCTTCAATGTCATCCCGCCGCAGGCGGAGTTGGAGGGCACCATCCGAACCTTCGAGCCGGAGGTGCGGGAGACCGTGTTGAAACGGGTACGGGAAATCGCCCAGGGGGTGGCCCAGGCCTTTGGGGCGCAGGCCGGTGTGGAGGTCCAGCGGTTGACCCCGCCGGTGATCAACGACTCCGGGGTGGCGGAGCAGGTGCGGGCGTTGGCCCGTCGGCTTTTCCCCGAAGCCGAAATCAGCGCCACGGAACGCACCATGGGCTCGGAAGACTTCGCTTTCTTTATGGAGGACATCCCTGGGTGTTACTTTTTCATCGGTTCAGCCAACGAAGCCAAGGGGCTGACTTATGGTCACCATCACCCCAGGTTCGATTTCGACGAAGAAGCGTTATGGCGGGGGGCGGCGTTGATGGCCGGCGCGGTGCTGGCGTTGTTGGGAGAGGTGTAG